TTACACAAGTGTAAGAAACTAAGTACAATTATACtcacatttttgaataaattgcattcatttattttatcaaatttggtGCCTGGTTCAAAttatcaaagaaaaattacatcattaaaaatatatttggttatacttaagtataaaaacaaagatTATGTTTCATATTCATGtagaaatttactttttacaaatttattagacTCTGAAGATATTAGAAAAACATGTAGTGAAATACTAGTATCATATTTTAGTGTTGTAAAAGAAGACCaactatacttaaataattggatGAAACTTGGTTTAAACTTATGTTATGatcctttattttataaaaatgaaagtggttcaactataatatatacagtaacTGCATTGGCTTACAAATCTGgacttaatattgatttattcaaCATAAGCAATTCATCTATGTCTggatatatattagatttagcaaaaaaacaagaagaacgactaaaagataattttgtgAATAATGTAACACATGGCACACTTTATGGTCTATTAGATGTactgaataatttatcatttgaaaaaaattctccagaaaaaaatatgttaaatgaaaCTCAAATTGAGAtcatgttaaatttgattgaagacaatttaaatttaatgctaGACACATTATCTTCTAGGATGGATTCAgaaggtacattttttatacattaattataatatcattatttttattttaatcaactttATTTAGGTAATACTGAGGCACCATCTTTTGCTCAGATGGATGATGCTTTAAGTAGCTTACGTATATCAAATCAAGACAATGTTCAAATACCAACAAAtcaatttctattaaatttcatttggataaatattaaagtataaatgtgttaaacaTTTACAATAGTTTTTCCCATTCATCAtcataagaattaattatttttttcagatttgTTGTGATGTTGCAAGCAAATATGCAGTTATGTTAGCAACTAgtgatatttcaaataaacaatataaaaatactcaaatcAAGAGATGTGCAGATATGATAGCAGACGTGTTAATTAGATGTAGACATAAAGGTGCCATGGAAGCTACTTGCAGATCacttggaataataataaagcattGGAAAGAATCACTAAATTGGTGCCAGAATATGTTAACTGACcatattaattgtatgaaaCCAGAAGATGAAATATCAAGAAGATCAGCTGGAGTCAGATATCTTATTCATGCAattgtaacaaataataaagtgaGTTCTTTTTTAGCATTTAATTGTAGACATTtgattgcatttaaaattaacaggtataagtataagtataagtattgagtatttgagtataaataaaaataatttaaattgttttagattttttgctTTCAATATGAActacttatgaggaactttatggtttatattatatttttatacgttttaaccacaacattttttatttgaatttgtagaaaaaaccctaaaacaaattttctaatgtaaatatctttaaatagctaaaaaaaaaatgatcaagtATATGAAATGCTActttaaacatttggtgaacatTTCAAGTTTTAGTAATTGTTCATTTTTCAGTTAAGTAcattcaaaaaagaaaaaaccaattttaataaaaactaatactgtTTTACCACAATTATACAcaaatggtttatttaaattattattacaaacttaattatttattaatttatgaaaaagtatgttacataaaatatttataaaaatatatttaaaataaaaggttGTTTtacaagataaataatttaaatattctactcACCAAAGGTCACTTATGTGTCATTTAAAAACTcatcaaacattattaaattctttgaTGTATAGATCTCCATCATTTCTTTTGTAACCACTTATCAAGCAAAGGggtattccttttttttaatcaaattaaactactttgtttaataatattccataACCATCACTCTATATTCTACGTACACATTAATAGTCAACATAGAACTGGTTTaatggaaatataattttgcagTATAtccaataaattgtaattcatatttattatatcatcatattcatcaacattttcagAGAAACAAAGTTCTGTTTAGAAACTTGcctgtttaaattaaaagtaataacatttaaattttaaacctttCTGGATAGGCATTTTTagacttttaaaaatcaattttataataacaataattattaataatatacctatttattatttatgtaaacatatatttttaaaattttagatcaCTATTAAAGattgtattaaacaattatacaatatagcaAAAGAAAGTGTTAGTACTGGTATTGATACAGTTGTTGATTTACCACAAGCAAGAGCTCAACATCTATTAACTGCAATTGTTTCAAATGCATCGATTTCTACAGGTAGTTTATACTATTTCATGGAGGATATGATCATGCTTTGTATTGATAAACTTAATTCTCCACTTTGGACAATCaggtaaatttaaagttattgagTAAATAAAGAGGATGTTATACTTGCATGTTAAAATGCTTTTAGCAcaacgttttaatattaaaatattaaaaaaagaacctTCAAAATGCTCTAGATGATATTCTAACCTTTGATTTGATTATAGGTCAATATACTATTCAttctaatactaaaaataacaatgtaaaatattttcttctgaATGTTAAATTTGTCATATCATGTTTAAGACAGAGAAAACACATGTGTATATAACGTCCTCTaaactgttaaataaaatgattgttaCTTGTTATTCtagtgtaattattaattatttatatttgttttaagaaaTGCTGCTCTTCAATTCTTCAGTTCACTTCAAGTGAGATTAATTGGTCAAAATCGTTTAAACAATGATTGTTGGCTATCTCATTTACCACTAGAACCATTACTTTACCATTTTCCACGACTAATGGAacgattacaatatttatggtCACAAACAAATGGTAAACTTTCAAGCCAGGCTCGATTAATTCCTTTCATGTCTCTACTGAAGAGCTTAAAACTACAGTCATGGAGCTTGTTACCATCAGATCatcaacagtttttaaaaagtctTCGTTTTAATTTGTGGTCTACTGGTTTTGCTCTTGAAATATATACTGTAAGAAATATGGCAGCTCAAGCTTATGCCAACACAATACAAGTTAATGAAATATCATCAACTctgaataaaattagtaatgaaatattaaaatatgatggaaaaattaattttccagAATTTAAAGGTTTCAATCATTTACATGGATTGATGTCtgcgtataaatatttaaaaaatgtttattatatggaATACAATCAAGAGtatcaagtttttaaatttgcgCATGAACATTTACCACCATTATGTAAATCAATGTACATTTCAATAAACTGTGAAGTGTTGGAGCCACTTCCTTCAAATTCATCAATTGATCATATTCTTGTCAAAcacttaatgataaaaaataacatatcacAATCATCAGACTTGTCTGGTTTATTAGAATTGTATATGAAAGCTGACAAACATACAGcaatatgttttttgaaatgtcttaaagattataataaaaaccccAAAGatgtattacttttaattaatagatttGTCAATTGTCTTGATGTTGACGACAAAGACATAttgaaagaaattataatgaacattGATGTACTTTTAAACATGCATTttgaagatattaaaattgaagtagAACtagaagataattatttttcttcaatattacaaaaatgtgcATTATGCTCagaaaaagattttattgCCATGCTACCGGTTCTCAGCTGGTTATGTCCTAGTAAAGTTTGTTTAACTTTGTTGCCGACTGtatgtaaatacattaattgtgATTTGTATGATTCTACTGATAGATGTTGTTCTTCAagatctttatattatttcaaaaaactaaaGGATGATGTCAGAGTATGGCATGCAGTAGTCGAGTTATTGCAAGATGAAGATACTGATGTACGGGTTGAGGTGACAAGATTTGTGAATTACATTTGTTATAACTGTTCTTCCACACTAAATCCTTACATGtgtttaagaaaaatgtttgagATAGAAATAGTATCTTCTATAATAAACCCAAGGTTTGCATTTACCTGTTTTTGGAATCAGTTATCTGAGATTAAATTACGCACTGAATTTGATGAAACCATTAATCCATTTTTTAACGATCAGTCGAATGTGTACCAAGaacaatcaaatattatgaaattagcTTTTGAAGGCCTTAAATCTTTGAttaaatcaaatgaaaattttgattattataaagaagAAGTTAAAAAGTAccttaatactttaaaaagtgAATGTGAATTTAAACACACATTTATAGATGAAGAATTGATGATTTTAGATACGTATTCAAGTATACAttaccaaaaattatattacaaaagagaaattttagttttattggaTTTTAATGAAGATTTGAATATGTTTAATCCAATActggaatatttatatttgccaACTAAAACATAAtgctcataataatattaatttgagtaTTTGTAAGGTTATAGGTATAGGTTTGATagtgttttgtataaattattaattaattatgtccgaattatcaaatactaaaatgtactaataagtatattgtaatttatattaaatattatattataatttgataccgtgttaaattatttattatatcttctatatatataatattaagtctaAAAGTAAATGATAAAGACTATGTCCTATGGAAAAAcacttgtatatattaaattcaaaaagagGCGCGAgcttattatttgataatgtcTCTATTTTGAATTGAACAATAactagataattatattatacttgttaagTCAATTGTATACGCATAACTTAacttaacataaaacaaaatttataaataataaataacacataaatttatagtagaCCATGTAATGTGTTCATATGGGAATTCACAATTGAACTGAGTTATATAGTTCATGCGATAATGAAtagtaaacataattatattgacaattattattcatttattttttatttttattgattcttCAAAAAGATAATGGGCCCACTTAACATGTTCAGATTATTTgtgattatgtattataatttaccatcGGCTTCATCACCAACAATATTCATATCATAAACCAGCAATCATATTTGaagattgattattattttttttttaaagttattttttaaaaatgaatttaagttaattacacctatgttttttattttttgtttaaaaattaataaataaacaaaaaatataaccaatagacagataatatattttagatataagttatttatctacaataattattaataaatgattcacatttattaaagttaatgaaaaaaacaaaaaaaaaaaaacaaattgttaagacaagtatattatattcaatttgacaaaaaaaaatatatatatataaatatattaatttactaagtAATATAGAATATGAACGTAGaagtcttatttatttatagataccaAGATTTTTAAAGTACATATACAAGTACTAACTGTACTCCAAAGGTAAcagtataagttaaataaaaatatataaagaataagtaagtatagttatttcttttaaattgtaatattaaacattttaatttaaagtaaaaaaaaaaaaaatatgacaataatttaaacaggtctacaaattgttttgtataattttattgtagaataaatataatatagatgggTACTGAATgcctctatattatatacatatatataaaaattaaaataaatattaattatggacATTCAATGATGATATTCGGTACCATTATGCtttgtttattatagattctatagtaatttaaatatgcttttaaaaagagaattaatcataaaaaattagtgATGTGCATTAAATCTGAAAATTCAAACTCTTGACTAgactgttaatttttattttcgtttgaaTACTATTGGcacttacattttaattaataattttaaaacaaaatatttaagcttAACACTTACGGATTCaagaaattgattaaaaaatgttatccattttaattttacttggcatcatattaaacaattatattaactttttgataaaagatcttatttaaaaaagttgaaatatatttaataaaataatataccaaatcAAATTTCTAGtagttagaaaaaataaagttattctcatttattttttcatttaacatttataaataaaataatagtaataaatatagtacaaagattaacataacaaaaaaatgaaaaactataattattaaagttctCTTTCATTGTTCAGTGCCAACTGAaatggtaattaataattatacatagatttTATGAACTATTCTGTTGATAAGTATTTATCAGAACAGAGTTATTCAATtagtataacttttaatttacaactctttcttgttaaaaaaaaaaaataataaaataatacaaagacttgataaaactaattaagaatataacaataattatttatatataatacattatatgtatgtagcGTGACatgtgtatacttataatttatatatatatatatataaaatatgtatatttgtgtttttgatTGTATGTATTACACAGGCTTGAGAAGGAAGATAAATGGTGCTAGAATTTAAAGGAAAAAGCAATTGTTGTGAGAATAAATTTTCAGTAACAAAGATTAATAACGTATCACAATGACGGaagattactaaaaaaattatttaaatgttcaagGGAGATGAGatagtatgtatgtattcatataaacgtgaattgattttttacttttaatattgacTGGAGTTGGATAaaacttacaatttaaacatcaaCAACCATCTTTTTGTGTATGTCTGTGTTGCCAACAACGGAGCAAAATTCTTCAAAATTAATCTTGCCATCTTCATCTTTATCCGCAAACAATATAGTTTTGTCAACAATTTGCTGAAGTTGAGTATCTTTCAAGTTATTTCCAACCATCATTTTCAataccttaaaataaaaatgtacgcataatattaataggtaattattaggATGACCAAGAACAATGAACTGTCTGATTAATgtcaattattaaacacatacTTGAAATAATTCACCATTTGAAATGTATCCGTCGTTATCCATATCATAGATTCTAAACGCAAACCGCAACTTTGATTCTTTGTCTCCCTTCACACTGAATTGAGACACTCCTTGAATAAACTCTAATggacaaaaataaatcgttaacAACAATGTATCTGAGCTTAGACGTTTATACCAGAATCCATATAAAGGCGTAACCATTACCTTTGAAATCTACTTCACCATTGCCATCTTCGTCGAATATGTCGATAACTCTTTGAACGAGCGGGTTCTGTTGGAGTTCGGGCAGCGATAGAAACTCGTCTAGACTCAAAGCACCGGAATTGTCCAGATCGAGTTTACGGAACCGTTTGCCCAAACGTCTGATCTCGTCGGCATCGACTAACAACGACAAAAATACAACACATTTTAGACTTACGCACAACACACCGGCCCGGGCACGTCAACGTGGGTAGGCGGTACTTACAGTTCGAGCACAGCTCCATCGGCAGTGAATTTTCGTTACCCTGGAAAACACATTACAAGGCATAATAATTTAGTCTATCGTCTGAAGCACGACCGTCGTTACTCGTTACGTACCATGTTCGACGGCGAATCACTGCAGAGATATCAAAATTCGAATAGAGCTGTGGCGTGTACCCTGGTCGTCGAAGTGCGAAACGATCGCGGACGATCCGTGCGATTTTTTGGTCCCTTTCGGTCCGGTATAAAAGTCGTACGTGAATGTGTATTGGTGTGAGCGAGCGCGCGCGCGTAATAcgattaatagttaatactaaatagtacgtacgtgcgtgcgtgtgtgtgtgttcgtGTGCGCGCGCCGAAGTGGGGAGAGAGCTTTTATTTTTCGTCGCTTACCGCCGCGGGCCCTGGGGAGCTGCCTAGGACCACCGACCTCGTCCTATCCTacctgtatacatatataatgtataacgaCGAtgtgtatatgatataattttatacggaGAGATTGGATCGAGCAACGAAAATATCGATTTTGATAACGCGCGAAAACAGCTGAGACGACGTCGTGCTCGGTCGCCGCCTTCGCCTCGGCACGGCTCGGCTGTCCCGGCCGGCGACGGTGATAACGCGCCGTCGACAGCGCCACCCCCACTCGACCGTCTTCTCTCTCGGACGGCGCACTGCCATCTATCCCGTCGGCCACGTCCCCGTCCACGTCTCCGGTCTGCACTACGCCCCTCCACCCCTACTTCGACGCTCCGCAGTCTGACCACCGCGGTACGCTGTCGACCGAAATACgtttcttttatttctttCTTTTATCACCGAACGGTCTCCGTCGACGTACGCTCAAGTCACGCACACACacgaacatatatatatatatatactcgcaCGGAAAAACGTACAATCGAAAGCGGAAAAATGGCGTCAGGCGTAAGTGCACGTTCCGTATCCGGACTTATCCCGGCCATCCCGTTGGCATCGCACTCATCGCAGTCATCCTGTTGTTTTTCAGACCCTGTACACGTATTCGAACAACTTCCGAGCGTATAAGGTGCTCATAGCGGCCAAGTACAGCGGATCCGATGTCAAAGTCGACCCGGCATTCGAATTCGGCGTCACCAACAAACAGGAGAACTTCCTCAAGAAGTTCCCCCAAGGAAAGGTGATTATAATTGACGGTAGCCGGTACTTTTCCGTCTCCCCCCTCCTCGACCTGTTGAAAATCTACGTCATCGGTGTGTTCTATGAgtaacagaaaatattataatattatgtcttctGTTTTTCCAGGTACCGGCATTTGAGTCCCAGAATAATCAATATCTGACTGAAAGCACTGCCATTGCCTATTTTGGTTAGTAcactagaatattttttttttaaagaaaaataaaaataaacatttgaactGTAGCAACTAgtgataatatgtttaattaaaaaaagattcaaTGGATTGTAATTAATGATCTTACTTaagtattaatgttatttgttatactaaattgaataatatataatttagtatccAGTGAAAAACTCAAAGGATCTTCTCCGTATGAAAAAGCCCTTGTTCAACAATTCACCAGTTTTGCTGATAATGAAATTTTGCCAGCTTCTTATGCTTGGGTATACCCCTCTCTTAGTATTGCCCAATTTAACAAATCGGTaatgttgaattatttaatatcttgcttaattttacttttcaaaattttaattgttatttatgtttagtCTGTTGATAGAGCTATTGAAGACGTCAAAGGAATTTTGGAATACTTGAATAATTATCTTCTGACAAGAACATACTTGGTTGGTGAACGTATTACATTGGCCGATATAGCTGTAGCCTGTTCATTACTACAATTGTACCAGCATGTTATAAATCCAGaattcaagtaaataaatattaatatttaattatttatatcctcAATCAAAGGcgaattattcaatttaaatttgtttagtttGTAACAAAACGAGGTACATTAATGTGTTACAAAGTATTGATTTGATAATTAGTATTCACTTATCAGACGGGCCTATGTAATCAACattaatctttttaatttagacaatttattcctcatttttttcttaaatagttat
The DNA window shown above is from Aphis gossypii isolate Hap1 chromosome 2, ASM2018417v2, whole genome shotgun sequence and carries:
- the LOC114130788 gene encoding calcineurin subunit B type 2; the protein is MGNENSLPMELCSNFDADEIRRLGKRFRKLDLDNSGALSLDEFLSLPELQQNPLVQRVIDIFDEDGNGEVDFKEFIQGVSQFSVKGDKESKLRFAFRIYDMDNDGYISNGELFQVLKMMVGNNLKDTQLQQIVDKTILFADKDEDGKINFEEFCSVVGNTDIHKKMVVDV
- the LOC114130793 gene encoding uncharacterized protein LOC114130793, which translates into the protein MLSSQELLNKFSTKVFENNFQYNYTSMTELHTFLQKSINGDVDSCTKNQNCQDILKNIHFHLIDIVDYKKYASDYQSFFPQILYQTYYLSHQHISKQQSNNKEKNIWTLPVKIDESDKNGIYIVDFVSLGKKFKLPSEKYDQYCLLIHVGAVKCFQFEKQLNCINNAIENICELCLRHSEINLEALKYLTELMTVITKDQWKISSKCIYKVLMGQMNHYLPSIHDQCILLLKQCLDLEDLDYILSIVMTEISWSLRIKFYMLTVIASKYGAKKILEKYDILSISMWKCLDEPYLMSPCLGLYKTFIKDLNEDDFCTLVMQPIINYLIASDSISELTRYNFVTYLLPLLKSKHIVSLLMLYEKINNQPKPDLYLQISVLKMIYNTEVENVHEILDLSLNSGDTKIRSIAFTILCSSKLSTDVLDLIYNFIVDNINSDCSTLRTKLIFGLENMLHKCKKLSTIILTFLNKLHSFILSNLVPGSNYQRKITSLKIYLVILKYKNKDYVSYSCRNLLFTNLLDSEDIRKTCSEILVSYFSVVKEDQLYLNNWMKLGLNLCYDPLFYKNESGSTIIYTVTALAYKSGLNIDLFNISNSSMSGYILDLAKKQEERLKDNFVNNVTHGTLYGLLDVLNNLSFEKNSPEKNMLNETQIEIMLNLIEDNLNLMLDTLSSRMDSEGNTEAPSFAQMDDALSSLRISNQDNVQIPTNQFLLNFIWINIKICCDVASKYAVMLATSDISNKQYKNTQIKRCADMIADVLIRCRHKGAMEATCRSLGIIIKHWKESLNWCQNMLTDHINCMKPEDEISRRSAGVRYLIHAIVTNNKITIKDCIKQLYNIAKESVSTGIDTVVDLPQARAQHLLTAIVSNASISTGSLYYFMEDMIMLCIDKLNSPLWTIRNAALQFFSSLQVRLIGQNRLNNDCWLSHLPLEPLLYHFPRLMERLQYLWSQTNGKLSSQARLIPFMSLLKSLKLQSWSLLPSDHQQFLKSLRFNLWSTGFALEIYTVRNMAAQAYANTIQVNEISSTLNKISNEILKYDGKINFPEFKGFNHLHGLMSAYKYLKNVYYMEYNQEYQVFKFAHEHLPPLCKSMYISINCEVLEPLPSNSSIDHILVKHLMIKNNISQSSDLSGLLELYMKADKHTAICFLKCLKDYNKNPKDVLLLINRFVNCLDVDDKDILKEIIMNIDVLLNMHFEDIKIEVELEDNYFSSILQKCALCSEKDFIAMLPVLSWLCPSKVCLTLLPTVCKYINCDLYDSTDRCCSSRSLYYFKKLKDDVRVWHAVVELLQDEDTDVRVEVTRFVNYICYNCSSTLNPYMCLRKMFEIEIVSSIINPRFAFTCFWNQLSEIKLRTEFDETINPFFNDQSNVYQEQSNIMKLAFEGLKSLIKSNENFDYYKEEVKKYLNTLKSECEFKHTFIDEELMILDTYSSIHYQKLYYKREILVLLDFNEDLNMFNPILEYLYLPTKT